From a region of the Pseudanabaena sp. ABRG5-3 genome:
- a CDS encoding HD domain-containing protein yields MMLSGKSRTYHDPIHGAITLDGSDRTEALLIQLIDTPEFQRLRRIHQLDIAYFTFHGAEGSRFTHSLGVMALTRRAFEAIVIKYPYLEIHRTVVLVSALLHDLGHGAYSHASEEVFGSNHEIWTLRLIKFGKIAEVLNSFSPNLIEYLAKVFTKKYPVPFIYQLISSQIDCDRLDYLERDSYFTGAKYGQLDLDRILLALRFDPISQSLVIGRKGIVAIEHYLTVRYFMYLQVYNHAKNLAARFVLEKIFHRAKALISKNPNQIFADRTITAWLTQDPQTLTCEEYLASDDIVFAYHIHRWRDSEDKILADLCRRFLDRDLFHATEISHLDDIQQQEQLDIWYAKLQAQGLEPKYYCGIRVSRTKGYSIYRQGINIQTEQGLQDIARLSPLVQAIVHPIQRAWLVHP; encoded by the coding sequence ATGATGCTCTCAGGTAAATCCCGTACTTATCACGATCCAATTCACGGAGCGATTACCCTTGATGGTAGCGATCGCACTGAGGCTTTATTAATTCAACTAATTGATACGCCTGAGTTTCAACGCTTAAGAAGAATTCATCAATTAGATATTGCCTACTTTACCTTTCATGGGGCTGAGGGTTCGAGATTTACGCATTCTTTGGGGGTAATGGCGTTAACTCGGCGTGCTTTTGAGGCGATCGTGATCAAATATCCTTATCTGGAAATCCATCGCACTGTGGTTTTAGTGTCGGCTCTACTGCATGATCTCGGGCATGGGGCTTATAGTCATGCCTCTGAGGAAGTTTTTGGCAGTAACCATGAAATCTGGACTTTGCGATTAATTAAGTTTGGCAAAATTGCGGAGGTTCTTAACAGTTTCTCTCCGAATTTAATAGAATATCTAGCAAAAGTATTTACGAAAAAATATCCAGTCCCATTTATTTATCAATTAATTTCTAGTCAAATAGATTGTGATCGCCTTGATTATCTAGAGCGTGATAGTTATTTCACGGGGGCAAAGTATGGACAGTTAGATTTAGATCGGATTTTGTTAGCGCTAAGATTTGATCCGATTTCCCAAAGTTTAGTGATTGGTCGTAAGGGGATTGTCGCGATCGAGCATTATTTAACGGTGCGCTACTTTATGTATTTACAGGTTTATAACCATGCAAAAAATTTAGCCGCCAGATTTGTTTTAGAAAAGATTTTTCATAGAGCCAAAGCCTTAATTTCTAAAAATCCAAATCAAATATTTGCCGATCGCACGATTACCGCTTGGCTCACTCAAGATCCGCAAACCCTGACCTGTGAGGAATATCTTGCCTCCGATGATATTGTCTTTGCTTATCACATTCATCGCTGGCGCGATAGTGAGGATAAGATTCTCGCGGATTTATGCCGACGCTTTCTAGATCGTGATCTATTCCACGCTACTGAGATTTCGCACCTCGATGACATTCAGCAACAGGAACAACTGGATATTTGGTATGCAAAATTGCAAGCTCAAGGACTAGAGCCAAAATACTATTGTGGCATCCGTGTATCGCGGACTAAGGGCTATAGCATTTACCGCCAAGGCATTAACATTCAAACGGAGCAAGGATTGCAGGATATCGCTCGACTTTCGCCATTAGTGCAAGCGATCGTGCATCCAATTCAAAGAGCTTGGTTGGTTCATCCATAA
- a CDS encoding alkene reductase, translating into MSAPLLSSVKLGRYTLPNRIVMAPLTRNRAAAGNVPTALNALHYEQRASAGLLITEATQVCPEGLGYPNTPGIYSPEQVAGWKVVTDAVHAKGGKIFLQLWHVGRISHPDLQPDGKLPVAPSAIAPEGEVATYTGMKPYVTPRALELSEIPQIIEQYRIGAKNALEAGFDGVEIHSANGYLLDQFLQDNTNHRTDIYGGSVENRARLLLEVTAAVVDVWGGDRVGVRLSPSGTFNSMYDSNRAAIFGYAVKELNRFNLAYLHLVAPRVEGFGSAEDQPDLGADFFRPIYSGTIITAGGYSFETGNQAIASGSVDLVAFGRLYIANPDLVERFAANAPLNKPDRNTFYGGDEKGYTDYPTWQG; encoded by the coding sequence ATGAGCGCACCTCTTCTCTCTTCAGTTAAGCTAGGTCGTTATACATTGCCTAATCGGATTGTGATGGCTCCCTTAACGCGCAATCGGGCTGCTGCTGGTAACGTGCCCACAGCATTGAACGCATTACATTACGAACAACGTGCTTCAGCAGGATTATTAATTACTGAAGCTACACAGGTTTGTCCTGAAGGCTTAGGCTATCCCAATACCCCCGGCATTTATTCCCCTGAGCAGGTTGCAGGTTGGAAAGTAGTCACGGATGCTGTCCATGCCAAGGGTGGCAAAATCTTCTTGCAACTTTGGCATGTGGGTAGAATCTCGCATCCAGATTTACAGCCCGATGGCAAATTGCCCGTTGCCCCATCAGCGATCGCCCCAGAAGGTGAAGTTGCTACCTATACAGGGATGAAGCCCTATGTCACACCTCGCGCTTTAGAATTATCGGAAATCCCCCAAATCATCGAGCAATATCGCATTGGGGCGAAGAATGCTCTAGAAGCTGGATTTGATGGTGTAGAGATTCACAGTGCTAATGGATATCTACTCGATCAATTCTTGCAAGACAACACCAATCACCGTACCGATATCTATGGCGGTTCAGTCGAGAATCGCGCTCGTCTATTATTGGAAGTCACCGCAGCAGTAGTAGATGTATGGGGCGGTGATCGCGTCGGGGTGAGACTCTCTCCTAGTGGCACATTCAATAGTATGTATGATTCCAATCGTGCAGCGATCTTTGGCTATGCTGTGAAGGAACTAAATCGTTTTAATCTTGCCTATTTACATTTGGTTGCTCCTAGAGTCGAAGGATTTGGCTCTGCTGAAGATCAACCCGATCTCGGTGCAGATTTCTTCAGACCTATTTATAGCGGTACGATTATTACCGCAGGTGGTTATAGCTTTGAGACTGGCAATCAAGCGATCGCCTCAGGTTCTGTCGATCTCGTTGCCTTTGGTCGTCTCTACATCGCTAATCCCGATCTCGTAGAGCGTTTCGCAGCAAATGCACCATTGAATAAGCCCGATCGCAACACCTTCTACGGTGGCGATGAAAAAGGCTATACCGACTATCCCACTTGGCAAGGCTAA
- a CDS encoding ArsR/SmtB family transcription factor — protein sequence MRQYQHPDRENISLTGVLYALSDPTRLQIVKMLATQEEITCGEFCLEMSKSTQSHHFKVLRDMGIMYTRLEGTQHYNSLRRADLDARFPNLLDAVLNGIN from the coding sequence ATGCGTCAATATCAACATCCCGATCGCGAAAATATTTCTCTCACTGGAGTGCTTTATGCCCTCAGCGATCCCACACGCCTACAAATTGTGAAAATGCTAGCCACACAGGAAGAGATTACCTGCGGAGAATTCTGTTTAGAAATGAGTAAATCTACGCAGTCCCATCATTTCAAGGTATTACGCGATATGGGAATTATGTATACGCGCTTAGAAGGAACGCAGCATTACAATTCCCTGCGTCGTGCTGATTTAGATGCCCGTTTCCCTAACTTATTAGATGCTGTGTTGAATGGCATAAATTAA
- a CDS encoding carbonic anhydrase: MRKLLKGLHKFQSSYFPANQEIFEQLAEGQKPRVLFITCSDSRIVPHLITQSGVGELFVIRNAGNLVPPFGAANGGEGAAIEYAIHALGIEQVIICGHSNCGAMKGLLKLEKLRTEMPLVYEWLQHAESTRRLIQENYADTKGEELLAITMAENVVTQIENLKTYPVIRSKLHQNKMAIYGWIYDIETGEVLAYNPETDDFEVPQTLLANSSSDNNGHFVHTDAPPIPSAYQKTAPQTPTNNPGDLPSWMPREQADRIYRGSAR, translated from the coding sequence ATGAGAAAGCTACTAAAGGGTTTACATAAGTTTCAATCGTCCTATTTCCCTGCCAACCAAGAAATTTTTGAACAACTCGCCGAAGGACAAAAACCGCGCGTATTGTTTATTACTTGCTCCGATTCGCGGATTGTGCCACATCTAATTACCCAGTCAGGTGTTGGGGAGCTATTTGTAATCCGCAATGCAGGAAACTTAGTACCGCCCTTTGGTGCTGCTAATGGTGGCGAAGGCGCTGCGATCGAATATGCCATTCATGCCCTCGGCATTGAGCAGGTCATTATCTGTGGGCACTCTAACTGTGGCGCGATGAAGGGTCTGCTGAAGCTAGAAAAACTCAGAACGGAGATGCCTCTAGTCTATGAATGGTTACAACATGCTGAGTCAACCCGTCGCCTAATTCAGGAAAATTACGCTGATACCAAGGGTGAGGAATTGCTGGCAATTACGATGGCAGAGAATGTCGTCACCCAGATTGAGAATCTGAAAACTTACCCTGTCATTCGCTCAAAGTTGCATCAAAACAAGATGGCAATTTATGGCTGGATCTATGACATTGAGACAGGTGAAGTCCTTGCCTACAATCCTGAAACCGATGATTTTGAAGTACCTCAAACTCTGCTAGCTAATTCTAGTAGTGACAACAATGGACATTTTGTGCATACCGATGCGCCCCCAATTCCATCGGCATACCAAAAGACTGCACCTCAAACACCAACCAATAACCCCGGTGATTTACCCTCATGGATGCCTCGCGAACAAGCCGATCGCATTTATCGTGGTTCCGCCAGATAA
- a CDS encoding SIMPL domain-containing protein gives MRHLTTFVLSLAFCVPSIAIIAPSAKAQESSASIQAIKNERVITVTGRGERSVKTTKARIQLGVTAEGKTAIAVQEEIGRQANSIVSRLQQLGVEKLQTTSIQLNPKYVYENNRQRQDGFTGQTSVSFVVDIDKAGSTLDAAVNSGANQIEQITFIATDAELNAAKQLALQDAVKDAQTQSNTVLSALGFTAKTIKTINVGESAIAYPVPQPRLSAFAKDANSVPILGGEQKVDASVTLQITY, from the coding sequence ATGCGTCACTTAACTACATTCGTTCTTAGTCTTGCCTTTTGCGTTCCCTCGATCGCCATAATTGCCCCTTCCGCAAAAGCCCAAGAAAGTTCGGCAAGTATTCAAGCCATTAAAAATGAGCGTGTTATCACCGTTACAGGTCGTGGTGAAAGATCCGTTAAAACCACCAAAGCGAGAATTCAACTAGGAGTAACTGCCGAGGGTAAAACCGCGATCGCTGTGCAAGAGGAGATTGGTCGCCAAGCCAATAGCATCGTCTCACGACTCCAACAACTAGGTGTAGAGAAGCTCCAAACTACGAGCATTCAACTTAATCCTAAATATGTCTATGAAAACAATCGCCAACGTCAAGATGGATTTACGGGACAAACAAGTGTCAGCTTTGTCGTAGACATAGATAAAGCAGGTTCTACCCTTGATGCGGCGGTTAACTCAGGTGCAAATCAAATTGAGCAAATTACCTTTATCGCTACGGATGCAGAGTTAAATGCTGCCAAACAACTCGCGCTTCAGGATGCGGTAAAAGATGCTCAAACTCAGTCCAATACGGTTTTGAGTGCTTTAGGTTTTACAGCCAAAACGATCAAGACAATTAACGTTGGGGAATCGGCGATCGCTTATCCAGTGCCACAACCTCGCCTATCTGCCTTTGCGAAGGATGCTAACTCCGTACCGATTTTAGGTGGTGAACAGAAAGTCGATGCTTCTGTAACTTTGCAAATCACCTACTAA
- a CDS encoding metallophosphoesterase family protein → MAIKRRQLLILGGLALGAGIGGAAVSGILSRNSQAIAPADTKATTANSPQPAKSNVARSPNPAPKGLYAPARGDVRIVVISDLNSAYGSTDYIDQVKQAIAFVPAWEPDLVLCGGDMVAGQDNSLKPSEIEAMWQGFDKHIAAPIRKAKLPFGFTIGNHDASGSSFGGKPTFENDRNAVVKYWKDPKHDANLNFVDRAGFPFYYTFAQNDIFFLTWDASTSEIPSDQLKWAEKSLASEAAQKAKLRIAIGHLPLYAVAKGRETAGNYLDDADRLRALFEKYNVHTYISGHDHAYYPAHKGKLELLNAGVLGDGPRRLLSGDIAPNRTVSVIDIKLETAETIYTTYDMDTLKVVDQSTLPRYIDAPNGRITRRDIKI, encoded by the coding sequence ATGGCAATCAAACGGCGGCAGTTATTGATATTAGGTGGATTGGCTCTTGGTGCTGGGATTGGTGGCGCGGCAGTTTCAGGAATATTGAGTCGTAACAGTCAAGCGATCGCCCCCGCAGATACCAAAGCAACCACAGCGAATAGTCCTCAACCCGCCAAATCAAATGTTGCGCGATCGCCAAATCCTGCACCTAAAGGACTATATGCCCCTGCGCGAGGTGATGTACGGATAGTCGTGATTAGCGATCTCAATAGTGCCTATGGCTCAACGGATTATATTGATCAAGTCAAACAGGCGATCGCCTTTGTGCCAGCTTGGGAACCAGATTTGGTGCTGTGTGGCGGCGATATGGTAGCAGGACAAGATAATAGTCTCAAGCCTTCGGAAATAGAAGCTATGTGGCAAGGCTTTGACAAACATATTGCTGCCCCAATCCGCAAAGCGAAACTTCCCTTTGGATTTACGATTGGGAATCATGACGCATCAGGTTCATCCTTTGGAGGGAAGCCAACCTTTGAGAACGATCGCAATGCGGTGGTGAAGTATTGGAAAGATCCTAAACATGATGCAAATTTGAACTTTGTCGATCGCGCAGGATTTCCCTTCTACTATACGTTTGCCCAAAATGATATTTTCTTTTTGACTTGGGATGCTTCCACATCAGAGATTCCATCGGATCAGTTGAAATGGGCAGAAAAAAGTCTCGCGAGTGAAGCAGCACAGAAAGCAAAGTTACGGATTGCGATCGGGCATTTACCCCTCTACGCAGTTGCCAAGGGGCGCGAGACGGCAGGTAATTATCTAGATGATGCTGATCGCTTGAGAGCTTTGTTTGAGAAATATAACGTTCATACTTACATTAGCGGACATGATCACGCCTACTATCCCGCCCATAAAGGGAAATTGGAACTTCTGAATGCAGGTGTTTTAGGCGATGGTCCTCGTCGATTGCTAAGTGGTGACATCGCCCCGAATCGGACTGTTTCCGTGATCGATATTAAGTTGGAAACTGCGGAAACGATCTATACAACCTACGACATGGATACACTCAAAGTAGTCGATCAGAGTACTCTACCTCGCTACATTGATGCGCCTAACGGTCGCATTACCCGCCGTGATATCAAAATCTAA
- a CDS encoding type II toxin-antitoxin system VapC family toxin — protein sequence MIRVIADTGAIIALLDEDDKHHAAVVEVAQSFDLLIPVTVLPEVDYLVTKYLGEAVVRSFLDAMTEGAFIYLPIEIEEIRRTTEIMARYADIPIGFVDASLVALAESHNIHRILTLDRRHFNIIRPEGIDYLELLP from the coding sequence ATGATTAGAGTTATTGCTGATACTGGCGCAATTATTGCCCTACTTGATGAAGATGATAAACATCATGCCGCAGTTGTTGAAGTAGCTCAATCCTTTGATCTACTGATTCCTGTTACAGTCCTACCTGAAGTAGACTATTTAGTTACAAAATATCTCGGCGAAGCAGTTGTCAGATCATTCTTGGATGCGATGACAGAAGGCGCATTTATCTATTTACCGATAGAGATTGAAGAAATCCGTCGTACCACAGAAATTATGGCTCGTTATGCTGATATTCCCATCGGCTTTGTTGATGCCAGTTTGGTAGCCCTTGCTGAAAGCCATAATATTCATAGGATTTTGACCCTAGATCGCCGCCACTTTAATATTATTAGACCTGAAGGCATCGACTACTTAGAGCTATTGCCGTAA
- a CDS encoding CopG family transcriptional regulator, whose protein sequence is MKPTVIYLPQETEQVLEQLSVQGGKTPSEIIQEAIQLYVVNKKKTLPKCVGMGKSGISDLSERVDELLWKE, encoded by the coding sequence ATGAAACCCACAGTTATATATCTTCCCCAAGAAACCGAACAAGTCCTTGAACAACTCTCAGTACAAGGAGGAAAAACACCTTCGGAAATTATTCAAGAAGCAATCCAACTTTATGTTGTAAATAAGAAAAAGACATTACCTAAATGTGTTGGCATGGGCAAAAGCGGCATCTCCGATCTCTCTGAACGTGTAGACGAACTGCTCTGGAAAGAATGA
- a CDS encoding protein kinase domain-containing protein — MHLEIGEVINSRYKVVEELGKGGFGKTFLAEDCLRFDAPCVVKHFIYERSENNQEARELFREEAKILLNLENYSQTPNLFAYVHEKDCLVQEFIQGQTLEAEFEEQGTFSEQKILELLAEMLPVLKFVHEQGIIHKDIKPSNVIRKESNSKLVLLDFGISKRLNETSPIHVNNLNIAMNEPYSFPSGTIGFQAPDSHSSPSSDLYSLGATCMQLLTGYSPKDLEINFGDRWINKWQTCTDEEISDSTYVLIKKLLSSHAIDRFQSAEDALQELESIEYIRRKNDIELSTSLLSSSVNHYKSQAINALADFGQESKNAIPDLIKLLKSQDDQISSSAWNALVKIGSETVIPLTELLEDKRVEIRRKAVSALEQLGTNASAATPQLILALEDSDPEGDVCWYATIAIGKIGLPAKEAIPSLIKRLRDKKSGIRAYAAWSLGKMGLEAKDAIPVLLETLKDENNEDAFLAGLEALEMIGYDISTININFDDGTTSNAKEHINFQREEQAKALESQRNSSGSSGNKGIFYLEWRRPLSANTPLI, encoded by the coding sequence ATGCATCTAGAAATTGGAGAAGTAATAAACAGTCGCTACAAAGTTGTAGAAGAATTGGGGAAAGGTGGATTTGGAAAAACGTTTCTTGCTGAAGATTGCTTAAGGTTTGATGCTCCTTGTGTAGTAAAGCATTTTATATATGAACGCTCAGAAAATAATCAAGAAGCAAGAGAGCTATTTCGGGAAGAAGCAAAAATCCTTTTAAATCTTGAAAATTATTCACAGACACCGAATCTATTTGCCTATGTTCATGAAAAAGATTGTTTAGTTCAAGAATTCATACAAGGTCAGACTCTTGAAGCAGAATTTGAAGAGCAAGGGACATTTAGCGAACAAAAAATTTTAGAACTACTTGCTGAAATGTTACCTGTACTTAAGTTTGTTCATGAGCAAGGTATTATCCATAAAGATATAAAACCATCTAACGTTATACGAAAAGAATCTAATAGCAAACTAGTTTTACTTGATTTTGGTATTTCTAAGCGACTAAATGAGACAAGCCCAATTCATGTAAACAACCTTAATATTGCAATGAATGAACCATATAGTTTTCCTAGTGGAACTATAGGTTTTCAAGCTCCAGATAGTCATTCTTCTCCCTCAAGCGATCTTTATTCTCTGGGCGCTACTTGTATGCAACTTCTTACTGGATATTCACCAAAGGATCTCGAAATAAATTTTGGAGATCGATGGATCAATAAGTGGCAAACTTGCACAGATGAGGAAATCTCAGATTCGACCTATGTACTTATCAAAAAGTTATTGTCTAGCCACGCAATAGATCGTTTTCAATCAGCAGAAGATGCTCTCCAAGAACTTGAATCTATTGAATATATCAGGCGTAAAAATGACATTGAACTTTCAACATCATTACTATCTTCGTCCGTAAATCATTATAAGTCTCAAGCAATTAATGCTCTAGCCGATTTTGGGCAAGAATCCAAGAATGCTATCCCAGATCTTATTAAGTTACTAAAATCGCAAGATGATCAGATAAGTTCAAGTGCTTGGAATGCCTTAGTGAAAATTGGCTCAGAGACAGTTATCCCTCTTACAGAATTGCTTGAAGATAAAAGAGTCGAAATACGAAGGAAAGCGGTTAGTGCATTAGAACAATTGGGAACAAATGCTTCAGCCGCCACTCCTCAGTTGATTTTGGCTCTTGAAGATTCAGATCCAGAAGGTGATGTTTGTTGGTATGCCACTATTGCAATAGGCAAAATAGGATTGCCAGCTAAAGAAGCAATTCCTTCTTTAATCAAAAGACTCAGAGATAAAAAATCTGGTATTCGAGCTTACGCAGCATGGTCTTTAGGAAAAATGGGCTTAGAAGCTAAAGACGCAATCCCAGTATTGCTCGAAACACTTAAAGACGAGAATAATGAAGATGCTTTTCTAGCTGGTTTAGAAGCACTTGAAATGATTGGTTACGATATAAGCACGATTAATATTAATTTTGATGATGGAACTACTAGCAATGCAAAAGAGCATATTAACTTTCAAAGAGAGGAACAAGCTAAAGCGTTAGAATCCCAGCGAAACAGTAGCGGTAGTAGTGGTAATAAAGGAATCTTCTACCTCGAATGGAGACGACCACTAAGTGCAAATACTCCTTTAATTTAA
- a CDS encoding TRC40/GET3/ArsA family transport-energizing ATPase: protein MRIILMTGKGGVGKTSVAAATGLRCAELGYKTLVLSTDPAHSLADSFMVELGHDPKEVRPNLWGAELDALRELEGNWGAVKRYISEVLQARGLEGVQAEELAILPGMDEIFGLVRVKRHYDEKEFDVLVIDSAPTGTALRLLSLPEVAGWYMRKFYKPLQGMAQVLNPVFEPIFKRVTGFSLPNKEVMDAPYEFYEELESLEKILTDNTTTTVRLVTNPEKMVINESLRAHSYLSLYNVATDMVIANRIIPEEVQDPFFKAWKDNQKQYCEQIHRDFHPLPIKQIPLYAEEMCGIAALERLKETLYGNEDPSQVYYKENTMRVVEENKQYRLELYLPGVPKEKIELTKTGDELNIRIGNHRRNLVLPQALSVLQTSGAKMEDDYLKIRFSTPA, encoded by the coding sequence ATGCGTATCATTTTAATGACAGGAAAAGGCGGAGTTGGTAAAACTTCCGTAGCAGCAGCCACAGGTCTACGCTGTGCTGAATTAGGTTATAAAACATTAGTTTTGAGTACCGATCCTGCTCACTCCCTTGCTGATAGCTTTATGGTCGAGTTAGGTCATGATCCTAAAGAAGTCCGTCCAAATCTTTGGGGAGCGGAACTAGATGCTTTAAGGGAACTAGAAGGGAATTGGGGAGCAGTTAAGCGTTACATCAGCGAAGTTCTGCAAGCTAGGGGCTTAGAAGGAGTTCAAGCAGAAGAATTAGCAATTTTGCCTGGGATGGATGAAATTTTTGGATTGGTGCGCGTTAAACGTCACTATGATGAAAAGGAATTTGATGTATTGGTAATTGACTCTGCACCAACAGGGACAGCTCTACGACTACTTTCACTGCCAGAAGTCGCAGGTTGGTATATGCGTAAGTTTTATAAACCATTGCAAGGAATGGCTCAAGTTTTAAATCCTGTATTTGAGCCAATCTTTAAACGGGTGACTGGATTCTCTTTGCCCAATAAAGAGGTAATGGATGCCCCCTATGAGTTTTACGAAGAGTTAGAATCGCTCGAAAAAATCCTCACAGACAACACCACTACCACCGTAAGATTGGTGACAAATCCTGAAAAGATGGTAATTAATGAGTCTTTGAGAGCGCATTCTTACCTCAGTCTTTACAATGTCGCCACCGACATGGTGATCGCTAATCGGATTATCCCTGAAGAAGTGCAAGATCCATTCTTTAAGGCATGGAAAGATAATCAGAAGCAATATTGCGAACAAATTCATCGTGATTTTCATCCTCTGCCCATCAAGCAAATTCCTCTCTATGCAGAAGAAATGTGTGGAATTGCTGCCCTAGAACGCTTAAAAGAGACTCTATACGGCAATGAAGATCCATCACAAGTCTATTACAAAGAAAATACAATGCGGGTGGTAGAAGAGAACAAGCAGTATCGCTTGGAATTGTATTTACCAGGTGTACCGAAAGAAAAGATTGAGTTAACGAAGACTGGTGATGAGCTAAATATTCGTATTGGCAATCATCGCCGCAATTTAGTGTTACCTCAAGCTCTATCGGTTCTCCAAACCTCTGGTGCAAAAATGGAAGATGATTATCTCAAGATTCGCTTCTCAACACCTGCTTAA
- a CDS encoding Hpt domain-containing protein, with protein sequence MNQKSNLPINLEQLHQISEGDIEFEIEVLQVYVEDVLQRIEIIRQAIASNDHTQIMKEAHHIKGSSSNVGALQMRDLAVQLEDLNLDQELVKAPNILEDMLVKIQAVENFIAEKSATLPS encoded by the coding sequence ATGAATCAGAAATCAAACCTTCCTATAAATTTAGAGCAACTTCACCAAATATCAGAGGGAGATATAGAGTTTGAGATTGAGGTTTTGCAAGTTTATGTGGAAGATGTTCTTCAGAGAATAGAAATAATTCGTCAAGCGATCGCTAGTAATGATCATACTCAAATTATGAAAGAAGCCCATCATATCAAGGGTTCGAGTAGTAATGTAGGCGCTTTACAAATGCGTGATTTGGCGGTACAACTTGAAGATTTGAATCTAGATCAAGAGCTAGTAAAAGCACCAAATATTCTTGAGGATATGCTAGTAAAGATACAGGCAGTTGAGAATTTTATTGCTGAAAAGTCAGCTACCCTCCCATCTTGA
- a CDS encoding resolvase, with protein sequence MSLPFSVSDLKSDSTYELMDVEAIQRALGRSRASVYRYANTDPNQSELNLPYDPQKLNPELRQSDREPLLFHPTEVSRFARDVLKMKQVTIQVQEPTQNETNRLLREILQELKMLNQSMNSLRNP encoded by the coding sequence ATGAGTCTTCCATTTTCTGTATCTGATCTAAAATCTGATAGTACCTATGAACTAATGGATGTGGAAGCAATCCAAAGGGCGTTGGGGCGATCGCGGGCTTCGGTATATCGCTATGCTAATACTGACCCCAATCAAAGTGAGCTAAATCTGCCCTATGACCCTCAAAAGCTTAATCCAGAGTTGCGCCAAAGCGATCGCGAACCGTTGTTATTTCACCCCACTGAGGTATCTAGATTTGCGCGGGATGTCTTGAAAATGAAGCAGGTAACGATTCAGGTACAAGAGCCGACTCAGAATGAGACTAATCGGCTTTTGCGAGAAATTTTGCAAGAATTAAAAATGCTTAATCAATCGATGAATTCCCTTCGCAATCCATAA